In Bradyrhizobium lablabi, one DNA window encodes the following:
- the purB gene encoding adenylosuccinate lyase, whose amino-acid sequence MLSRYTRPEMAAIWEAQTRFKIWFEIEAHAADAQAELGVIPKEAAKTVWAKARDVVFDVARIDEIERETKHDVIAFLTHLAEIVGPEARFVHQGMTSSDVLDTCLNVQLTRAADLLVDDIDKVLAALKKRAFEHKMTPTIGRSHGIHAEPVTFGLKLAYAYAEFSRARERLVAARKEVATCAISGAVGTFAQIDPRVEEHVAKAMGLVPEPISTQVIPRDRHAMYFATLGVIASSVERLATEIRHLQRTEVLESEEFFSEGQKGSSAMPHKRNPVLSENLTGLSRMVRAYVVPAMENVVLWHERDISHSSAERMIAPDATVTLDFALNRLAGLIDRLLIYPENMLKNLDRLGGLVHSQRLLIALTQKGASREDAYKLVQRNAMPVWRGEGDFQTLLKKDVDVKRYLSDAEIEEQFDLGYHLKHVDTIFKRVFGES is encoded by the coding sequence ATGCTTTCCCGCTACACCCGCCCGGAAATGGCCGCCATCTGGGAGGCGCAAACACGCTTCAAGATCTGGTTCGAGATCGAGGCGCATGCGGCCGATGCGCAGGCGGAACTCGGCGTCATCCCGAAGGAAGCCGCGAAAACCGTCTGGGCCAAGGCCCGCGACGTCGTTTTCGACGTGGCGCGGATCGACGAGATCGAGCGCGAGACCAAGCACGACGTCATCGCCTTCCTGACCCATCTGGCCGAGATCGTCGGCCCCGAGGCGCGCTTCGTGCACCAGGGCATGACCTCGTCGGACGTGCTCGACACCTGCCTCAACGTACAGCTGACCCGCGCCGCCGATCTCCTGGTCGACGACATCGACAAGGTTTTGGCGGCGCTGAAGAAGCGCGCCTTCGAGCACAAGATGACGCCTACCATCGGCCGCTCGCACGGCATTCATGCCGAGCCCGTCACCTTCGGCCTGAAACTCGCTTACGCCTACGCGGAATTTTCCCGCGCCCGCGAACGGCTGGTCGCGGCCCGCAAGGAAGTCGCGACATGCGCGATCTCGGGCGCGGTCGGCACCTTTGCGCAGATCGATCCGCGCGTGGAGGAGCACGTTGCGAAAGCGATGGGTCTCGTTCCGGAGCCGATCTCGACCCAGGTGATCCCGCGCGACCGCCACGCGATGTATTTTGCAACGCTTGGGGTCATCGCCTCCTCGGTCGAGCGGCTCGCTACCGAAATCAGGCATCTGCAGCGCACCGAAGTGCTGGAATCCGAAGAGTTTTTTTCCGAAGGGCAAAAGGGTTCGTCGGCGATGCCGCACAAGCGCAACCCGGTATTGTCGGAAAATCTCACCGGGTTGTCGCGCATGGTGCGCGCGTATGTGGTGCCGGCGATGGAGAACGTCGTACTCTGGCACGAGCGCGATATCTCGCATTCCTCCGCCGAGCGCATGATCGCGCCGGACGCCACGGTGACGCTCGATTTCGCGCTCAATCGCCTCGCGGGGCTGATCGACAGACTGTTGATCTACCCCGAAAACATGCTGAAAAACCTCGATCGTCTCGGTGGCCTCGTTCATTCGCAGCGGCTTCTGATCGCGCTGACCCAAAAAGGCGCTAGCCGCGAGGACGCCTACAAACTCGTGCAGCGCAACGCGATGCCGGTGTGGCGCGGCGAAGGCGATTTCCAGACGCTGTTGAAAAAAGACGTGGACGTAAAAAGATATCTCAGCGACGCCGAGATCGAAGAACAGTTCGACCTCGGCTATCACCTCAAGCATGTCGATACGATCTTCAAGCGCGTGTTCGGGGAAAGCTGA
- a CDS encoding TetR family transcriptional regulator: protein MNENVVLTPERILEATEDVLRRFGLAKATVVDVARALDVSHGSVYRHFPSKASLREAVAKRWLDRVDVPLREIAEGSGPATARLERWLRALFAAKYKRVCEDPEMFATYLTLARDACAAVKAHKDGLVDQIAHILSDGVKEGAFDVGDVKATARAVFDATIRFHHPAHSEEWCDPATPARIDAVLTLLFKGLEAPRKR, encoded by the coding sequence ATGAACGAGAACGTGGTTCTGACCCCGGAGCGCATTCTTGAGGCTACCGAGGACGTTCTGCGCCGCTTCGGGTTGGCGAAAGCTACTGTCGTCGATGTCGCCCGCGCGCTCGATGTCAGCCATGGCAGCGTCTACCGTCATTTTCCGAGCAAGGCATCGCTCCGCGAAGCCGTGGCAAAACGCTGGCTCGACCGTGTCGACGTCCCGCTTCGGGAGATCGCGGAAGGATCGGGGCCTGCGACCGCCCGGCTGGAGCGCTGGCTGCGCGCGTTGTTTGCCGCCAAATATAAAAGGGTATGCGAAGATCCCGAGATGTTCGCAACCTATTTGACGCTGGCGCGCGATGCGTGTGCCGCTGTGAAGGCGCACAAGGACGGTCTGGTCGATCAGATCGCGCATATTTTGTCCGACGGCGTCAAAGAGGGCGCCTTCGATGTCGGCGACGTCAAGGCCACGGCGCGCGCGGTGTTCGACGCCACCATCCGCTTCCATCACCCCGCCCATTCCGAGGAATGGTGCGATCCGGCGACGCCGGCGCGGATCGACGCCGTGCTGACGCTGTTGTTCAAAGGCCTGGAAGCGCCGCGTAAGCGCTAA
- a CDS encoding metallophosphoesterase family protein yields the protein MLLAVFTDIHANRQAFSACLDFARARGAERMIFLGDYVGYGGDPEWTVDTVMDLVEHGAIAVRGNHDSAIGTATASMNAEAQAAIEWTRGRLSTMQRRFLAELPLALHEDDRLYVHAEASNPQRWRYVQDTSDAARSLAATEAKITFCGHIHCPALYSMSAVAKLTSFVPTSGIPVQLLSGRRWLAVLGAVGQPRDGNPAASFAMFDTVSREITYCRVPYDVEAAAKRIRENGLPLWLADRLSAGR from the coding sequence GTGCTGCTGGCTGTGTTTACCGATATCCATGCCAACCGGCAGGCGTTTAGCGCGTGCCTCGATTTCGCACGCGCCCGCGGCGCGGAACGGATGATTTTTCTCGGCGATTACGTCGGATATGGCGGCGATCCGGAATGGACGGTCGACACCGTGATGGACCTCGTCGAGCACGGCGCCATCGCGGTGCGCGGCAACCATGATAGTGCCATCGGGACGGCGACGGCATCGATGAACGCCGAAGCCCAGGCCGCGATCGAGTGGACGCGCGGCCGGCTCAGCACGATGCAGCGGCGCTTTCTGGCGGAGCTGCCGCTCGCATTGCACGAGGATGACCGTCTCTACGTGCATGCCGAAGCCAGCAATCCCCAGAGATGGCGCTATGTCCAGGATACTTCGGATGCCGCGCGCAGCCTGGCTGCGACCGAAGCAAAGATCACGTTCTGCGGACACATCCATTGTCCGGCGCTCTATTCAATGTCGGCGGTCGCGAAGCTGACGAGCTTTGTGCCGACATCGGGCATCCCGGTGCAGCTGCTTTCCGGGCGGCGCTGGCTCGCCGTGCTCGGCGCGGTCGGGCAGCCGCGCGACGGCAATCCAGCGGCCTCGTTTGCGATGTTCGATACTGTTTCCAGGGAAATCACCTATTGCCGCGTGCCCTACGATGTCGAGGCGGCGGCGAAGCGGATTCGCGAAAACGGCCTGCCCCTGTGGCTCGCCGATCGCCTGTCCGCCGGCAGGTGA